A window of the Mucilaginibacter sp. cycad4 genome harbors these coding sequences:
- a CDS encoding IS110 family transposase: MGKANQNKNRKKAGAPVGSKKMSQFGVLYPRSAGIDVGSMLMVVSYTDARDQIQLEEFNSFTSSLYELADLLQREKVEIVTMESTATYWMPLHSILESRGMKVVMINPSHYRNVSARKTDINDAGWLHQLLTHGLLRESHIAPACYQDLRQYIHERQICQDQKSDTLNRIQNILTKMNIKFQHLISDIEGVSGIKLLRLICSGISDPEELLCSIDHKRLKAGREELLRSLEGDYRDSLIHILRGSLKAYDFLKDQMLYYEEHIEQTLKLLAPEIKSSKKQGMVRKNQYHINLKDYLLAILGVDLTAVEGLDEIGLLTILAVTGPDMGKWPTAGHFTSWLNLSPRPKITGGKLVGYEKRITHNPATQAFRLAANCLWQSKGPLGQQYRKLAATKGKAKAIKAVARKIAVIFYKMVLKQEAYDSSKVQQDVELQKARKIARLRKEAQKLGLTLQNAA; the protein is encoded by the coding sequence ATGGGCAAAGCTAATCAAAACAAAAACAGGAAAAAGGCGGGAGCGCCGGTTGGTTCAAAAAAGATGTCTCAGTTCGGTGTTCTTTATCCCAGGTCAGCCGGGATCGATGTAGGCAGCATGTTGATGGTTGTGTCCTATACCGATGCCCGGGATCAGATCCAGCTGGAAGAGTTTAACAGTTTTACCTCCAGTCTATATGAATTAGCGGACCTGTTGCAAAGGGAAAAGGTAGAGATCGTAACGATGGAATCAACAGCCACTTATTGGATGCCCCTGCACAGTATCCTTGAATCCAGAGGGATGAAGGTGGTGATGATCAATCCGAGCCATTACCGAAATGTATCGGCACGAAAAACGGACATTAATGATGCCGGGTGGCTGCATCAGCTGCTTACTCATGGTCTTTTACGGGAATCTCATATAGCCCCTGCCTGTTACCAGGACCTCAGGCAGTACATTCATGAAAGGCAGATCTGCCAGGATCAGAAAAGCGATACGCTCAACAGGATCCAAAACATCCTGACTAAAATGAATATCAAGTTCCAGCACCTGATCAGCGATATTGAAGGCGTATCAGGAATAAAGCTATTGCGGCTGATTTGTTCAGGGATATCAGACCCTGAAGAACTGCTTTGCAGTATCGATCATAAACGGCTGAAAGCAGGCAGGGAGGAGTTACTGCGTTCTCTTGAGGGCGACTACCGGGACAGCCTGATCCATATCCTTAGAGGCAGCCTGAAAGCCTATGACTTTTTAAAAGATCAGATGCTTTATTATGAGGAGCATATCGAACAAACGCTTAAGCTATTGGCGCCGGAGATCAAAAGTTCAAAGAAACAGGGCATGGTCCGCAAGAATCAATACCATATCAACCTGAAGGATTATTTATTGGCCATATTAGGGGTTGACCTGACAGCGGTAGAAGGACTGGACGAGATCGGCCTGTTAACGATCCTGGCCGTAACCGGGCCGGATATGGGCAAATGGCCCACCGCCGGTCATTTCACAAGTTGGTTAAACCTGTCGCCTCGACCCAAAATAACAGGAGGCAAACTGGTGGGCTATGAAAAACGGATCACCCACAATCCGGCAACACAAGCTTTCCGGCTGGCCGCCAATTGTCTCTGGCAAAGTAAAGGTCCTCTGGGACAGCAATACCGGAAGTTGGCTGCAACCAAAGGGAAGGCCAAAGCTATAAAGGCAGTGGCAAGGAAAATAGCGGTTATCTTCTATAAGATGGTGCTCAAACAGGAAGCCTACGACAGCAGCAAAGTTCAGCAGGATGTTGAGCTACAAAAGGCAAGAAAGATCGCTCGTCTGCGAAAAGAAGCGCAAAAACTTGGCCTTACTCTTCAAAATGCAGCTTGA